One Candidatus Krumholzibacteriia bacterium genomic window, TTGAAATACTCCGTGTGCCGGTCGAGCAGGCCGTTGCCGCGCGGGGAGAGGCGTTCGGCGGCCGCGTCCAGGGCGAAGAGGACCCCCAGGTTCTGCATGCCGCGCCGGTGCAGGGTCGCCTGGATGAAGAGCAGGCGGGCGAATACACGCGCCAGATCGCCGCGTCCCAGCCGACCGCTCACAGCAGCCACACCACCCCGAGGGTCACCAGCAGACCCAGCGCCGCATAACGCCCCAGCGCGCGGTTGCCGAATGCGGTGAAGACGGTCACCGCCGCAACCGCGGGGAGCGTGTTCAACCACAGCTCCGCGCCCGCGGATACCCCGCCCAGGCGCCCGGTGAGCGCGTCGCCGAGCCCCACCGCCACCGGCAGCATCACCAGAACCGAGGCCGCGTTGACCAGCGCCACGATGGCCGCCGAGGCGACGACACGCGCGAGCAGGTCGCGCGTGGCGGCCTCCGGCGTTCCCGGCAGCCTGAAGCCGACCAGCCAGCGCTCGCGTATTTCGCCCCCGGCCCGCGAGACCACGGCACCGGCCTCGCCCGCCAGCAGCCCGAAGAACACGCCCGCGGCCACCACGAAGCCCACCCGGGTATCGCCGGTGGTCTTGAGCACCAGGCACGCGGCGCCGATACCCACCACGCCGCCCACCACGGTGTTGGGGCGGCGCGTCCCGCGCGCAGCGGCGATCGAGAACCAGACCAGTTGCAACGCGACACCGGCCATCATCGCGGCCGCCATCTGGTGGGTGATCGCACCGACGATGAGCCCGACGAAGACCGGTTCACCCAGCAGGCTCTGCCAGCCGGCCCGGTCGTCCAGCGCCAGCAGCCCGGCGACAACGGAAATGAGGACGACGTCGGATATCAAGGCATCACACCACGAGCGAGTTGATCACCCGCGCGGCGTTGGAGGGAATGTCCTGGGCCGACAGCGTTACACCGAACTTGACCAGCTCGCGCAGGTAGGAGCGTTCCTCTTCGGTAAGGAAGACGAATGGGAGCAGCTCCACCGAACGCTCGCGGTAGTGCAGCCCTCCCACGTTCACCTGCTTCAGCCCG contains:
- a CDS encoding PTS sugar transporter subunit IIC — translated: MISDVVLISVVAGLLALDDRAGWQSLLGEPVFVGLIVGAITHQMAAAMMAGVALQLVWFSIAAARGTRRPNTVVGGVVGIGAACLVLKTTGDTRVGFVVAAGVFFGLLAGEAGAVVSRAGGEIRERWLVGFRLPGTPEAATRDLLARVVASAAIVALVNAASVLVMLPVAVGLGDALTGRLGGVSAGAELWLNTLPAVAAVTVFTAFGNRALGRYAALGLLVTLGVVWLL